From the Lathyrus oleraceus cultivar Zhongwan6 chromosome 4, CAAS_Psat_ZW6_1.0, whole genome shotgun sequence genome, one window contains:
- the LOC127138536 gene encoding probable xyloglucan endotransglucosylase/hydrolase protein 23 — MACNKLLLLLIPLLFIHVAANFNQDFQITWGDGRAKILNNANLLTLSLDKASGSGFQSKNEYLFGKIDMQLKLVPGNSAGTVTAYYLSSKGGAWDEIDFEFLGNLSGDPYIVHTNVFSQGKGNREQQFHLWFDPTADFHMYSILWNPQRIVFSVDGTPIREFKNLERIGVPFPKNQAMRIYSSLWNADDWATRGGLIKTDWSKAPFSASYRNFNANNACIWSSGKSSCKSSSPPSAASWLSQELDSTGLQRMRWVQKNYMIYNYCTDKKRFPQGLPVECTHS, encoded by the exons ATGGCTTGCAACAAATTACTACTGCTGCTTATTCCTCTCCTTTTCATTCATGTTGCTGCTAACTTCAACCAAGATTTTCAAATTACATGGGGAGATGGTCGTGCCAAAATACTCAACAACGCCAATCTTCTAACTCTCTCCCTCGACAAAGCCTCCGGCTCTGGCTTTCAATCCAAAAATGAATATTTATTTGGCAAAATTGATATGCAGCTTAAACTTGTTCCAGGAAACTCTGCTGGCACTGTCACGGCCTATTAT CTATCATCAAAAGGAGGTGCATGGGATGAGATAGACTTTGAATTCTTGGGAAATTTGAGTGGTGATCCTTACATAGTTCACACCAATGTGTTTAGCCAAGGAAAAGGCAATAGAGAGCAACAATTTCATCTATGGTTTGACCCAACCGCAGATTTTCACATGTATTCGATTCTATGGAATCCACAACGTATTGT GTTTTCTGTGGACGGGACACCAATAAGGGAGTTCAAGAATTTGGAAAGAATAGGAGTTCCATTTCCTAAGAATCAAGCAATGAGGATATACTCAAGCCTTTGGaatgctgatgattgggcaacAAGAGGTGGACTTATAAAAACAGATTGGTCCAAAGCTCCATTCAGTGCTTCATACAGAAACTTCAATGCAAATAATGCTTGTATATGGAGCAGTGGAAAATCATCATGCAAATCTTCTTCTCCTCCATCTGCTGCATCATGGCTATCACAAGAGCTTGACTCAACTGGTTTGCAGAGGATGAGATGGGTGCAGAAGAACTATATGATTTACAATTATTGCACAGATAAAAAGAGATTTCCACAAGGCCTTCCAGTTGAATGCACTCACTCCTAG
- the LOC127138537 gene encoding ribonuclease MRP protein subunit POP4: MKIDNWILLDNYICHFQAMHVMWKDYIALLLKTTGRNQLAQCLLGADLHGAIILSSIVDGKAAHFTGIGGIMIHETAEAFGIVTEENKFRVVPKKGSVFVIQVDCWKVTLHGDKLDSRKVGL, from the exons ATGAAAATTGACAACTGGATCCTTCTTGATAATTAT ATTTGTCATTTTCAAGCAATGCATGTAATGTGGAAAGATTATATAGCACTACTGCTTAAAACCACCGG GAGAAATCAATTGGCTCAATGTCTCCTTGGCGCAGATCTACATGGTGCTATTATTTTAAGTTCGA TTGTGGACGGTAAAGCAGCTCATTTTACTGGAATTGGTGGCATCATGATTCATGAAACTGCCGAAGCTTTCGGTATAGTTACGGAAGAAAACAAATTTCGAG TTGTTCCAAAGAAGGGTTCTGTATTTGTAATCCAAGTTGATTGCTGGAAAGTCACTTTGCATGGAGATAAACTCGATTCAAGAAAGGTTGGATTATGA